In Gadus macrocephalus chromosome 11, ASM3116895v1, a single genomic region encodes these proteins:
- the mboat4 gene encoding ghrelin O-acyltransferase, whose translation MGYVSLGLGGCLLAVGTMGVYSLVVLVAALGFALLVVWVPADRVHGWVFWGQMLWQTVCHLLLQHGEALLPQGGGVRALVAVSSLMLLTQRVTSVSMDLQEGRIRLPQGGAASCPLFLLSLCSYVLSFPTLLGGPLYPYSRFVGCVEGSGPGPPPLPLGAVSLKLLQVLLLEGVRAGLLRGLPGPGPAAAGGPGPAGACLCLWGVALALRLRYYSHWGVSEGLNLAAGFGPRGPDRGGLSDGDPWTTEASPRVSEFARRWNATTAAWLRRLVFRRGGRCPLLLTFGFSAWWHGLRPGQAAGFLGWGLAVRADYALHRHVGAALSSRWGRGLYAGLSWAHTQAVITWVVLLVEARGVAPLGAWSSGGAAPLGAWSSVSVLLFPLLNVALALCFLLKPRAFS comes from the exons ATGGG GTACGTCAGCCTGGGCCTGGGGGGCTGTCTGCTGGCCGTCGGCACCATGGGGGTCTACAGCCTGGTGGTCCTCGTGGCCGCGCTGGGGTTCGCTCTGCTGGTGGTGTGGGTCCCCGCCGACCGGGTCCACGGCTGGGTGTTCTGGGGGCAGATGCTGTGGCAGACCGTCTGCCACCTGCTCCTTCAGCACGGGGAGGCCCTTCTCCCCCAGGGGGGGGGCGTCAG GGCCCTGGTGGCGGTCTCCTCCCTCATGCTGCTCACCCAGAGGGTCACCAGCGTGTCCATGGACCTCCAGGAGGGGCGGATCCGTCTGCCCCAGGGGGGCGCTGCCAGctgccccctcttcctcctctcgctCTGCAGCTACGTGCTCAGCTTCCCCACGCTGCTGGGGGGCCCCCTGTACCCCTACAGCCGCTTCGTGGGCTGTGTAGAGGGctcgggccccgggcccccgcccctccctctggGCGCGGTCTCGCTGAAGCTGCTGCAGGTCCTGCTCCTGGAGGGGGTCCGGGCCGGCCTCCTGCGGGGCCTCCCGGGTCccgggccggcggcggcgggggggccggggccggcgggggcgtgtctgtgtctctggggCGTGGCTCTGGCTCTGAGGCTGCGGTACTACTCCCACTGGGGGGTCAGCGAGGGCCTCAACCTCGCCGCCGGCTTCGGCCCCCGGGGCCCCGACCGGGGCGGGCTCTCGGACGGCGACCCCTGGACCACGGAGGCGTCCCCCCGGGTCTCCGAGTTCGCCCGGCGGTGGAACGCCACCACGGCGGCGTGGCTGCGGCGGCTGGTGTTCCGGAGGGGGGGGCGCTGCCCCCTGCTGCTGACCTTCGGCTTCTCGGCCTGGTGGCACGGCCTGCGCCCGGGGCAGGCGGCGGGCTTCCTGGGCTGGGGGCTGGCGGTGCGCGCGGACTACGCCCTGCACCGCCACGTGGGGGCGGCGCTGAGCTCCCGCTGGGGGCGGGGGCTGTACGCGGGGCTCAGCTGGGCCCACACCCAGGCGGTCATCACctgggtggtgctgctggtggaggcCCGGGGCGTGGCCCCTCTGGGGGCGTGGTCCTCTGGGGGCGCGGCTCCTCTGGGGGCGTGGTCCTCCGTGTCCGTGCTCCTGTTCCCGCTCCTCAACGTCGCTCTGGCGCTTTGCTTCCTTCTTAAGCCCAGAGCGTTCAGTTAG
- the coq2 gene encoding 4-hydroxybenzoate polyprenyltransferase, mitochondrial: protein MFTVKLSGPLRAVRSISFGPCVSHLSALSRCSVDQRSGAGAPGVHSRTASLLSARRLAVTGGRRAFVVSAAAVVNMAPPGVQPYLRLMRMDKPIGTWLLYLPCAWSIGLAAAPGCLPPLDMLTLFGAGAVLMRGAGCTINDMWDRDFDRKVSRTASRPIAAGDVSQLQALVFLGGQLSLGLGVLLCLNYYSIALGAASLSLVLLYPLMKRVTYWPQLFLGLAFNWGALLGWSAVAGSCDWSVCLPLYFSGVMWTLIYDTIYAHQDKEDDVKIGVKSTALMFREQTKPWLTGFAAAMVAGLGVAGVNAQQTLPYYLTLACVAAHLGHQIYALDTQRPEACWNTFVSNRNLGLLLFLGIVTGNLWKERREALLQDEELQTS, encoded by the exons ATGTTTACCGTTAAACTGAGCGGCCCGCTACGGGCTGTGCGGAGTATCTCCTTCGGGCCCTGTGTCTCCCACCTCTCCGCCCTCTCCCGATGCTCTGTGGACCAGAGGAGTGGAGCTGGAGCCCCCGGGGTCCACAGCCGGACCGCGTCTCTTCTGTCTGCCCGGCGGCTGGCGGTGACAGGCGGGCGGAGAGCGTTCGTTGTGTCGGCGGCGGCCGTTGTCAACATGGCGCCCCCCGGGGTCCAGCCTTACCTCCGGTTGATGAGGATGGATAAACCTATAG GGACGTGGCTGCTGTACCTTCCCTGCGCCTGGAGCATCGGGCTGGCCGCAGCCCCTGGCTGCCTCCCCCCCCTGGACATGCTGACCCTGTTCGGGGCGGGGGCCGTGTTGATGAGGGGGGCCGGCTGCACCATCAACGACATGTGGGACAGAGACTTCGACCGGAAG GTGTCCAGGACGGCCAGCCGGCCCATAGCAGCGGGGGACGTGTCCCAGCTGCAGGCGCTGGTGTTCCTTGGAGGACAGCTGTCTCTGGGCCTTGGGGTGCTGCTCTGCCTCAACTACTACAG CATCGCGCTGGGCGCGGCCTCCCTGTCCCTGGTGCTCCTCTACCCGCTGATGAAGAGGGTGACCTACTGGCCTCAGCTCTTCTTGG ggctGGCCTTCAACTGGGGGGCTCTGCTTGGCTGGTCGGCCGTGGCGGgctcctgtgattggtccgtctgtctgcccctGTACTTCTCTGGGGTGATGTGGACCCTGATCTACGACACCATCTACGCCCATCAG GACAAGGAGGACGACGTGAAGATCGGGGTGAAGTCCACGGCGCTGATGTTCCGGGAGCAGACCAAGCCCTGGCTGACGGGCTTCGCGGCGGCCATGGTGGCGGggctgggcgtggccggggtcaACGCCCAGCAGACCCTCCCCTACTACCTGACGCTGGCCTGCGTGGCCGCACACCTGGGGCACCAG ATCTACGCGCTAGACACCCAGCGACCAGAGGCCTGCTGGAACACCTTCGTGTCCAACAGGAACCTGGGTCTGCTGCTCTTCCTGGGGATCGTCACCGGCAACTtatggaaggagaggagagaggctttACTGCAAGATGAAGAACTGCAGACGTCTTGA